The sequence ACCCCATCGGTCATGCGGCGATCGGCGTACTCGGTCACGACGATGGCCCCGTCCACCAGCATGCCCACCGCCATGATCAGGGCGAACAGCACCACCATGTTGACCGTCAGGCCAAACACCGCCAGCACCAGCAGGCCGGTGAGGAAGGAGCCAGGAATGGCGATCCCCACCAGACCGGCGCTGCGCAGACCCAGGGCGGCGATCACCACGATCACCACCAGCAGGATGGCGGACACCACGTTGTTCTGCAGATCGCTGAGCATCTGCTTCACGTCCTTGGAGCTGTCCCCCGTATAGGTCACCTCCAGATTCTCAGGCCACTGCTCTTTGGCCGCCTCCATCAGCGCCTTGACCTTGGCCACGGTGATAATAATGTTTTCACCGGGACGCTTCTTCACCTCCAAGGAGACCGCCTTATGGCCGTTGAGACGGGCGTAGGAGTTGGGGTCCCGGAAGGCGCGGCGCACCTGGGCCACGTCACCAAAGGTGATCACCTGTTCCCCCTGCACCTTGATGGGCATCTCCATCACGTCCTTGATGGTCTCGAACACCGAGGGGACCTTGACCGCGAATCGACCGTGGCCGGTGTCCATGGTGCCCGCCGGCACCAGGCGGTTATTGCGGGAGAGCAGGTTGAATATGTCGTTCTGATCCAGCTGATAGCTCTCCATCAACAGGGGATCCACCAGGATCTCGACGATGTCCTCCCGATCGCCACCAATGTCCACCTCCAGCACCTCGGGGAAGGACTCCAGCCTGTCCCTAAGCTGCTTGGCGATCTGTACCAGGGTGCGCTCGGGCACAGGCCCGGACAGGGTGACGGTGAGAACCGGGTTCCTCTCGGCCATGGTGACCTCATGGACCTCGGGCTCCTCGGTGTCTGCCGGCAACTTGGCCTTGGCCAGGGTCACCTTGTCGCGCACATCCGCCAGGGCCGCCTTGGGGTCCATGCCCGCCTCAAACTCCAGTTCCACTGAGGCGTATCCCTCAGAAGCATTGGAGCGCATCTCATCCACCCCTTCGATGGAGCGTAGTTCGGTCTCCATGGGGCGCACCAGCATCCGCTCGGCGTCCTCCGGCGAGATGCCGTCATGGGTCATCGACACATAGATCACCGGGATGGTGATGTCCGGCTCAGACTCCTTGGGGATCTGCACATAGGTGACCGACCCCGCCAAAACCAGCAGCACAAACACCATCATCACCGGGCGGATTCGGCCTAGCAGCCCCGCCAGCAGGGTATTCATGCGCCATCCTCCGTCTCGTAGGTGACGTCGACCGGGTCGCCGTCACGGACAAAGCCCTGCCCCTGGGTGATCACCTCCACCTGGCTGCCGACGCCGCCGGTCCACACCCCGGTGGAGTCCGCCATCACCACCTGGATGGGAATAAAGTGCACCTGACCGTCCCGCACCGATTTCACCCCCAGGTTGCCCTCCTCATCCAATGCCAGCAGGGCCGGGCTGACCTTGATGGCGTAGTGGCTCTCCAGGGGCAGGGCCAGTTCGGCGCTCTTGCCCGCCCACAGCTTGCCGTCGGCGTTGTCGAACGCCACCTCGATGTCGAAGGTGTTGGTGCCACCGTGGGAGACGGTGGCAATGTAGCGCACCTTGCCTTCGGCGCTGCGGCCGTCGACGAAACGGGCGGTGGCGCTTTGCCCCAGGGACAGCCTGGCCACATCCGCCTCGGTGACATTGGCCTTGACCACCAGAGGGTCAAGATCCGCCAGTTCACCCACGGGGTCACCCACGCCGACGTAGTCGCCCTCCTCCACCATGCGATCGTGGAACACCCCGGAGAAGGGGGCGCGGATCTGGGTATGCTCCAGGGCCAGTTGCAGTCGCTTGAGTTCCGCTCGGGCCAGCTCCAGGGCGCTCAGGTTCTGGGCCAGTTGAGACTTGCCCTGCAGCCCCTGGGTGGCCAGTTTTTTGGCCGCCTGGTAATCCAGCTCCCGCTGGGCCAGCACCGCCTTGGCGCTCTGCAGTTGCTCCGGCAGATCCCGGGCATCCAGCTCGATCAGCAGCTGCCCCAGGGCCACCTGACTGCCTCTTTTGGCGTGGATCTTGAGCACCCGGCCGCCAATCTCGGCGGCAATACGGGTCATGCGGTCCGGTTCGGTACGGCCATAGAGCTGCACTTCACGGGTGACCAGGGTGGACTCTATGCGTTTCACCGTCACCCGGGTCGCGGGCACCTCATGGGGCTCGGTGGCGGCAACCACTTCCGGGGACTGGTCGGCGCTCAGTTGACCAGACAACACCCAGAGTATGAGCAACAGGCTGATTAGAAAGGCGATAAAGTAGGGGTGGCTGTACCAGCGGCTGGCCGGTGCATCGACGTGCTTCACGAGGCAACTCCTTGTAATCCAATCGTGTCAGAATACGTTAAAGCCTGTTGTTGCAAAAGTGTTCAGAAACCTTTGCCAACAAAAAAGGCACCCTGAAGGTGCCTTTTTGCCATGGGTGCCCGGATACTCAGATGGAGAAGGAGGCACCACAGCCACAGGTGGTGGTGGCGTTGGGGTTGTTGACGAAGAAGCGGCTGCCCTCCAGCCCCTCGGTGTAATCCACGATGCCACCCACCAGATATTGCAGGCTCATGGGATCCACCAGCAGGGTAACGCCCTCTTTATCGATGGTGGTATCACCCTCGTTCACCTTTTCGTCGAAGGTGAAGCCGTATTGGAAACCGCTGCAACCACCGCCGGTGACGTACACCCGCAGTTTCAGGTTCGGGTTCTCCTCCTCCTCCAGCAATCCCTTCACCTTCAGGGCGGCGGCATCGGAAAACTGGATAGGCATAGCTTGTTCTGCTGCAGCTGTCATTGGTTACCTCGAAAACGACACTCTGGCGCGGATTATCTAATACCCGAGTGTTAGGTTCAAGTTTTCTCCCCGATGTCGGTGGAAGTTTCCTCCTCAAACCCGACACCGGTCAACTCCAGGAAGGGGTAGACCTGGTCTGTACTGCCGCTGCTCTTCTTGCCGCTGAGGCTGACCCGCACCTGCACCTGGTCTGCCACGAAGTTGTCCGGCAGCCGGTAGGCCCCCTCCAACTCCTGGAAATAGCGGAAGGAGAACCCCAGGGTTTTGGCCTCCACACCCAGGTCGGTGAGGCTGTAGGTCACGGGGCGTCCCTTAAGGCTGCCCTTGATGCTGATGGCCACCTTGCCCTTGGAGAACCCCTTGCGCTTCTTCTGCTGGGTCAGCACCAACTTATAGCGATAGTGGTCGCTGTCGCCGATCTGCTCCATGGCCAGCTCGTGGATCACCACCCCATCGGCACTCTTCTCCGGTGCCATGATGTTGCGATAGAAGATCAGTTCGGTGTTGAGTCTGTCCACCTGCCCCTGCAGGTTGGCCATCATGGCCACGGTATCGGTCTGAGACTGACGCTCCGCCTGCAGATCGATCTCCAGCGCGGCTTCGGACTCGGTCAGGGCACGGATCCGCTCCTGTTGCAGGGCGATCTGGGTCTGAAGATCCCGGCTGACGCCCCCCTGAATCATCTGTTGCGGCAGGGACAGCAGGTAGCCGACGGCCACCGCCATACCCAGTATCAGCAAGAGTACCACTCCCCTGGGATTGAACTGCTGTTCAAAATGTTTGAGAGCGTGCCAGCGATGTTTCCAATTCTGCATAGTGAAACGACTTGAATATTGTTAAGCTTTAGTCACCTGAAGCGACCCTTTATGCCATGTTCCGCAACAGCCCAATGACCCTGTCCCAAGCCAAACTCAGCGTGCATCTGTGCCTGCTGGGCTTGCTGGTTGGGTTGGCCGCCGGCCTGTTCCTGCTGCTGTTTAGGTTCATGATCGATCTCGGCCAGGGACTTATCCTGGACAGCCCGGACGATTTTAGCGACCTGCCGCCTCTGTGGCGAGCCCTTCTTCCCGTGGCCGGTGCCGGTGCCATCGCCCTGATTGCCGCCTTCACCGCCAGCAAATACCGCCGCCTGGGCATCGCCTACGTCATTCATCGCATCAAGGTCCACTACGGCAGCCTGCCCCTGGGCAGCGCCATGAACCAGTTCGCCAGCGCGGTGATCGCACTGGCCAGCGGCTTCTCCGTGGGCCGGGAGGGTCCGGCGGTTCACCTGGGGGCGACGGTCGCTACAGGTTTTGCCCGCTACTGGAAGCTGCCGGACAACGCCCTGTCTGTGCTGGCCTCCTGCGGCATCGCCGCCGGGATCAGCGCCACCTTTAACTCGCCTTTGGCGGCGGTGCTGTTCGTGCTGGAGGTGGTGCTGAGGGAGTATCGCATCCACACCTTCTTGCCGATCCTCATCGCCTCGGTGACCGGCAGCGTGGTCACCCAGAGCGTCTACGGCAATATCCACCTCTATGACCACTTCGCCATGGAGGTGTTTCCCGTCGCCCAGTACCCGCTGTTGCTGCTCACCGGCCTGCTCATCGGCGGCATCGCCGCCGGCTTCAGCCACGGCCTGATCACCATCACCGAGATCAGCCAGCGCTGGCCCATCACCCTCAGGCTGATGCTGGCCGGCGGCTTTACCGCCCTCATCGGCCTGCAACTGCCCCAGGCCCTGGGCACAGAACACGCGGCGGTAAGCATTGCCCTGAGTGACAACCCGGGGCTGCTGCTGTTGCTGGCGCTGCTCGGCGCCAAGATCCTGGCCACCTGGGCCGCCATCGGTCTGGGGATTCCAGGGGGCATCATCGGTCCCCTCTATGGCATCGGCGCCGTGGTGGGCAGCCTGATCGCCTGGGGCCTGACCCCCATGTTTCCACAACTGCAGCCCTTCATCCCCCTCTACGCCGTATTGGGGATGACCGCCATGATGGGGGTGTGCCTGCACGCGCCCATGGCCGCCCTGCTCGCGCTGCTGGAGCTGACCCAGGATGCGTCCATCATCCTGCCCTCTCTGCTGGTCACCCTGCCCGCCTACCTGCTGGCCTACTCGGTGTTCGGCTCCCGCTCCATCTTCCTCAGTCAGCTGGATGCCCAGGGGCTGGAGTACCGGGTCTCCCCCACGGAGGCCGGCCTGCAGAAGACCGGAGTGATGGCCCTGGCAGACCGCCAGTTTGTCATCGGCACCCCTAATCAGAGCGACGAAGACCTGCTGAAACTGATGAGCGATGCCAACCAGCAGCGGCTGCTGCTGCGGCATATGGACAGATGCGAACTGGTGAGCCTGCACGCCAACTACGACGATGACACCCCGCTGATGCGCACCGACGCCTTCCCCCTGCCCCAGACCGCCACCCTGGCGGAGGTGCACAGGCTGCTCAACCGCAACCGGCAGAAGGCGGTGTACATCTACGACACCGGCCCGGACCACCCCATCGGCGTCATCACCTGGACCATGCTGCGCCAGGCACTGAGGGCGAAACACTTCTAAGGCCTGAGGAAAGTGAGCCCCACCGCAAGCTGGGCAGGAGATCCTTGCCAACCCAGGTCACAAAATGCCACCCTTGCGCCTTTGCAAGGGAACTGTCATTGGCCGGCGTTTGTCGATACCATGCACACAGTTTCCGGCATCTGCTCCCAGCGGGGCGGATCGCCAACCTAATACCGTTAGCGGGCGCCCGTCGCCCTACCCAGGAAGGATAATGATGAATCGCTCCGAAACCCTGTTTGAACAGGCTCAAAAGACCATCCCCGGCGGTGTGAACTCCCCCGTACGCGCCTTTAAAGGTGTGGGCGGCACTCCCGTCTTTATCGAGCGCGCCGACGGCGCCTATCTGTACGACGTGGACGGCAAGCAGTACATCGACTACGTGGGCTCCTGGGGCCCGATGATTCTGGGTCACAACCACCCCGCCATCCGTGACGCCGTGGTTCAGGCCGCCAACAACGGCCTCTCCTTCGGTGCCCCTACCGCCGCCGAAGTGGAGATGGCAGAACTTGTTTGCGACATCCTGCCTCACGTTGAGCAGGTGCGCATGGCCAACTCCGGCACCGAAGCCACCATGAGCGCCCTGCGCCTGGCTCGCGGCTTCACCGGTCGTGACAAGTTCATCAAATTTGAGGGCTGCTACCACGGCCACGCCGACTGCCTGCTGGTGAAAGCCGGCTCCGGCATGCTGACCTTCGGTGAGCCCACCAGCCCAGGGGTACCTGCGGACTTTGCCAAGCACACCCTGACCGCCACCTACAACGACCTAGACTCCGTCAAGGCGCTGTTCGAGTCAAACCCGGGCCAGATCTCCAGCATCATCCTGGAGCCCGTTGCCGGCAACATGAACTGCATCCCACCGGTAGAGGGTTTCCTGGAAGGTCTGCGTGCCCTGTGTGATGAGCACGGTGCCCTGCTGATCATCGACGAAGTGATGACCGGCTTCCGCGTTTCCCTGACCGGTGCCCACGGCCACTACGGCGTTCGCCCTGACCTGGTGTGTCTGGGCAAGGTGATTGGCGGTGGTATGCCTGTGGGCGCCTTCGGCGGTCGCGCCGACGTGATGCAGCACCTGGCCCCCGCCGGCCCGGTCTACCAGGCAGGCACCCTGTCCGGTAACCCCATCGCCATGGCCGCCGGCATGGCCCAGCTGAAGCTGCTGCGCGAGCCCGGCATCTACGACGCCCTGGCTGCCAAGACCGAGAAGCTGGCTCTGGGCCTCAAAGCCGCCGCCGACAAGGCGGGCGTGCCCATGGCCATCAACTACGTGGGTGCCATGTTCGGTGTGTTCTTCACCTCCGAGGAGACCATCACCCGTTACGATCAGGTGACCCAGTGCAACATGGAGCAGTTCAACGCCTTCTTCCACGGCATGCTGCAGGAGGGGGTCAACCTGGCGCCGTCCGCCTATGAAGCCGGCTTCCTGTCCATGAGCCACAGCGACGAAGACATCGACGCCACCATCGCCGCCGCCGAGCGGGTACTGGCCAAGATCGCGGGTTAATCGCCACAGCAAACGCAAAAGGGCAGCCACTAGGCTGCCCTTTGTTGTTTCAGAGGCTGGGAAACTCAGTACATGTGCATGCCGCCGTTGGCGGAAAGGTCGCTGCCGGTGATGAAACCAGAGCGGCGATCCGCCAGAAACGCCACCGCGTGGGCCATCTCCTCCGGCGTCCCCAGTCGCCCCACAGGGATCTGCTGTTTGATGCTCTCC is a genomic window of Ferrimonas sp. YFM containing:
- a CDS encoding efflux RND transporter periplasmic adaptor subunit; translated protein: MKHVDAPASRWYSHPYFIAFLISLLLILWVLSGQLSADQSPEVVAATEPHEVPATRVTVKRIESTLVTREVQLYGRTEPDRMTRIAAEIGGRVLKIHAKRGSQVALGQLLIELDARDLPEQLQSAKAVLAQRELDYQAAKKLATQGLQGKSQLAQNLSALELARAELKRLQLALEHTQIRAPFSGVFHDRMVEEGDYVGVGDPVGELADLDPLVVKANVTEADVARLSLGQSATARFVDGRSAEGKVRYIATVSHGGTNTFDIEVAFDNADGKLWAGKSAELALPLESHYAIKVSPALLALDEEGNLGVKSVRDGQVHFIPIQVVMADSTGVWTGGVGSQVEVITQGQGFVRDGDPVDVTYETEDGA
- the erpA gene encoding iron-sulfur cluster insertion protein ErpA — translated: MTAAAEQAMPIQFSDAAALKVKGLLEEEENPNLKLRVYVTGGGCSGFQYGFTFDEKVNEGDTTIDKEGVTLLVDPMSLQYLVGGIVDYTEGLEGSRFFVNNPNATTTCGCGASFSI
- a CDS encoding DUF6776 family protein, whose product is MQNWKHRWHALKHFEQQFNPRGVVLLLILGMAVAVGYLLSLPQQMIQGGVSRDLQTQIALQQERIRALTESEAALEIDLQAERQSQTDTVAMMANLQGQVDRLNTELIFYRNIMAPEKSADGVVIHELAMEQIGDSDHYRYKLVLTQQKKRKGFSKGKVAISIKGSLKGRPVTYSLTDLGVEAKTLGFSFRYFQELEGAYRLPDNFVADQVQVRVSLSGKKSSGSTDQVYPFLELTGVGFEEETSTDIGEKT
- a CDS encoding chloride channel protein, translated to MTLSQAKLSVHLCLLGLLVGLAAGLFLLLFRFMIDLGQGLILDSPDDFSDLPPLWRALLPVAGAGAIALIAAFTASKYRRLGIAYVIHRIKVHYGSLPLGSAMNQFASAVIALASGFSVGREGPAVHLGATVATGFARYWKLPDNALSVLASCGIAAGISATFNSPLAAVLFVLEVVLREYRIHTFLPILIASVTGSVVTQSVYGNIHLYDHFAMEVFPVAQYPLLLLTGLLIGGIAAGFSHGLITITEISQRWPITLRLMLAGGFTALIGLQLPQALGTEHAAVSIALSDNPGLLLLLALLGAKILATWAAIGLGIPGGIIGPLYGIGAVVGSLIAWGLTPMFPQLQPFIPLYAVLGMTAMMGVCLHAPMAALLALLELTQDASIILPSLLVTLPAYLLAYSVFGSRSIFLSQLDAQGLEYRVSPTEAGLQKTGVMALADRQFVIGTPNQSDEDLLKLMSDANQQRLLLRHMDRCELVSLHANYDDDTPLMRTDAFPLPQTATLAEVHRLLNRNRQKAVYIYDTGPDHPIGVITWTMLRQALRAKHF
- the hemL gene encoding glutamate-1-semialdehyde 2,1-aminomutase, which produces MNRSETLFEQAQKTIPGGVNSPVRAFKGVGGTPVFIERADGAYLYDVDGKQYIDYVGSWGPMILGHNHPAIRDAVVQAANNGLSFGAPTAAEVEMAELVCDILPHVEQVRMANSGTEATMSALRLARGFTGRDKFIKFEGCYHGHADCLLVKAGSGMLTFGEPTSPGVPADFAKHTLTATYNDLDSVKALFESNPGQISSIILEPVAGNMNCIPPVEGFLEGLRALCDEHGALLIIDEVMTGFRVSLTGAHGHYGVRPDLVCLGKVIGGGMPVGAFGGRADVMQHLAPAGPVYQAGTLSGNPIAMAAGMAQLKLLREPGIYDALAAKTEKLALGLKAAADKAGVPMAINYVGAMFGVFFTSEETITRYDQVTQCNMEQFNAFFHGMLQEGVNLAPSAYEAGFLSMSHSDEDIDATIAAAERVLAKIAG